Proteins found in one Acidimicrobiales bacterium genomic segment:
- a CDS encoding glycerophosphodiester phosphodiesterase, with protein sequence MEPVVRPPIGFAHRGARAHAVENTVDAFRLALRLGATGLESDVWLTADGVPVLDHDGVVRERLRKRRFADLDRAALPAHVLTLPELYDACGTGFELSLDVKDDAAAGPVAVAAREAGAESRLWMCHPDWNTVAGWRALAPTARLVNSTRRRAMKEGVERRAASLADSGVDAVNLHHTDWTTGFVTLFHRFDVLTMAWDCQHSHVLLEVLRMGVDAVFSDHTDRMQEAIAAVHR encoded by the coding sequence GTGGAGCCCGTCGTCCGGCCGCCCATCGGCTTCGCGCACCGAGGTGCGCGGGCGCATGCGGTCGAGAACACCGTCGACGCCTTCCGCCTGGCCCTGCGCCTGGGGGCCACCGGGCTCGAGAGCGACGTGTGGCTCACCGCCGACGGGGTCCCGGTCCTCGACCACGACGGTGTGGTCCGGGAACGGCTCCGCAAGCGTCGCTTCGCCGACCTCGATCGCGCCGCCCTGCCCGCCCACGTGCTGACGCTGCCCGAGCTGTACGACGCGTGCGGGACCGGCTTCGAGCTGTCACTCGATGTGAAGGACGACGCGGCCGCCGGACCGGTGGCCGTCGCCGCCAGGGAGGCGGGCGCCGAGTCGAGGCTGTGGATGTGCCACCCGGACTGGAACACCGTGGCCGGTTGGCGGGCCCTGGCGCCGACGGCCCGGCTCGTGAACTCCACCCGCCGCCGGGCCATGAAGGAGGGTGTCGAGCGGCGAGCGGCGTCCCTGGCCGATTCGGGCGTGGACGCCGTGAACCTCCACCACACCGACTGGACGACGGGATTCGTCACCCTCTTCCACCGCTTCGACGTGCTCACCATGGCATGGGACTGCCAGCACTCCCATGTCCTGCTCGAGGTGCTCCGCATGGGCGTCGACGCCGTGTTCTCCGACCACACCGACCGCATGCAGGAGGCCATCGCCGCCGTGCACCGGTAG
- a CDS encoding ATP-binding protein, with product MDRSHALLQSMLSGVAAGADPDHLLREALAGALAASGGTDGGVVRLAGGECIPAAAAGRLSPTALETAKAAVAAARLVRRRDAETGLTTAAEPLRAGPSVIGALIVTGPLDHLDTSVLPLFAAAAAIVMKRHAPSTPEALPELLASLAVIARDLDGSAMAARILDAVRDLFGVDSSLCALSSDGAVRVAGFRGIDAGRVAQASRMPGFRSLVTGNEVRIDGADDPVVACLAGVDEVAVGLPMVAGGRILGRLVLLLPAPPAPSGLAVLERFASQVAVCLLAAHLHRTLGDQEHRLSSVTHSVGQPVVMVDESGRLVEVNGAAAHAFRLAGNFERGQSVIGRLGHPAVERMLTSGHEGTAEVVVGSGEDRVYRATVRRVRGADGRVTGRVLVLDDVTTARQTDALKADFVAVIGHELRTPITVMKGYLKTLVRRGDSLTPERRAQALNAVDANVSRLERLIEDLLFVSSIEQRSAQLDLRPVNLCELLRGQAGGRVAVDLPDSPVLVEVDEDRLGQVVRHLLENALEHSAGEVTLRLLQNGNSAEVSVEDSGPGIFSGDVPHLFSRFHQLDGSSTRTHGGLGIGLYICRRIVEAMGGKIWCESRLGVGSRFIFSVPTVAVHAEVS from the coding sequence GTGGATCGGTCGCACGCCCTCCTGCAGTCGATGCTCAGCGGGGTCGCAGCCGGTGCCGATCCGGACCACCTGCTGCGCGAGGCGCTGGCCGGTGCCCTGGCCGCATCGGGGGGGACCGACGGCGGCGTCGTCCGCCTGGCCGGCGGCGAGTGCATTCCTGCCGCAGCCGCTGGTCGCCTCAGCCCCACAGCCCTCGAAACCGCCAAGGCGGCCGTGGCGGCGGCGCGGCTGGTCCGGCGCCGGGACGCCGAGACGGGGCTCACCACCGCGGCGGAGCCGCTCCGGGCAGGGCCGTCGGTCATCGGCGCCTTGATCGTGACCGGCCCCCTCGACCACCTGGACACCTCCGTCCTCCCGCTGTTCGCCGCCGCCGCCGCCATCGTCATGAAGCGTCACGCCCCTTCCACGCCCGAGGCCCTCCCCGAGCTCCTGGCGTCCCTGGCCGTGATTGCCCGCGATCTCGACGGATCGGCCATGGCGGCGCGGATCCTGGATGCCGTCCGCGACCTGTTCGGCGTCGACTCGTCGTTGTGCGCCCTGTCGTCGGACGGGGCCGTGCGCGTCGCCGGCTTCCGCGGCATCGACGCCGGGCGGGTGGCGCAGGCGTCGAGGATGCCGGGATTCCGATCCCTGGTCACGGGCAACGAGGTTCGCATCGACGGCGCCGACGATCCGGTCGTCGCATGCCTGGCCGGCGTCGATGAGGTCGCCGTGGGGCTGCCCATGGTCGCCGGCGGCCGGATCCTCGGCCGTCTCGTGCTTCTGCTCCCGGCACCGCCGGCTCCTTCCGGTCTCGCCGTGCTCGAGCGCTTCGCCAGCCAGGTGGCGGTGTGCCTGCTCGCCGCCCACCTGCACCGCACGCTCGGTGACCAGGAGCACCGCCTCTCGTCGGTGACGCACTCCGTCGGCCAGCCGGTCGTCATGGTCGACGAGAGCGGTCGCCTGGTGGAGGTCAACGGCGCCGCCGCACACGCCTTCCGCCTGGCCGGGAACTTCGAGCGGGGCCAGTCGGTCATCGGGCGACTGGGGCACCCGGCGGTGGAGAGGATGCTGACGTCGGGCCACGAGGGCACCGCCGAGGTGGTCGTCGGCTCCGGCGAGGACCGGGTCTACCGGGCCACCGTGCGGCGTGTCCGAGGGGCGGACGGTCGCGTCACGGGGCGGGTCCTGGTGCTCGACGACGTCACCACGGCGCGCCAGACCGACGCCCTGAAGGCCGATTTCGTGGCCGTGATCGGGCACGAGCTGCGCACGCCGATCACGGTCATGAAGGGCTACCTCAAGACCCTCGTGCGCAGGGGCGACAGCCTGACGCCGGAGCGGCGGGCGCAGGCCCTCAACGCGGTCGACGCCAACGTGTCACGGCTGGAGCGCCTCATCGAGGACCTGCTCTTCGTGTCGTCGATCGAGCAGCGCTCGGCCCAGCTCGACCTGCGTCCGGTGAACCTGTGCGAGCTGCTGCGCGGGCAGGCGGGAGGCCGTGTGGCCGTCGACCTGCCCGACTCCCCCGTGCTCGTCGAGGTGGACGAGGACCGCCTCGGCCAGGTCGTCCGTCACCTGCTGGAGAACGCCCTCGAGCACTCGGCCGGCGAGGTGACGTTGCGACTCCTGCAGAACGGGAACTCGGCCGAGGTGTCGGTGGAGGACTCGGGGCCCGGCATCTTCTCGGGCGACGTGCCGCACCTGTTCTCCCGGTTCCACCAGCTCGACGGTTCGTCCACCCGTACCCACGGCGGCCTCGGGATCGGCCTGTACATCTGCCGCCGCATCGTCGAGGCCATGGGTGGCAAGATCTGGTGCGAGAGCCGCCTGGGCGTCGGCAGCCGCTTCATCTTCAGCGTCCCCACGGTCGCCGTCCACGCCGAGGTCTCGTGA
- the lepB gene encoding signal peptidase I, with translation MISPGEARHGRPPARSSRARARERRRGQRAAERLGSAAAVAHVGRTPETDAWSPIEAPAERPWSPVEAADDPWSRPPEPPPEVEVAEPEGATGWPPTGRIPEHRANEAAWLQQGTEPDGGVDAPADVAPEAPPHWADEPTVPLVTVEATGAPSVSTSTGEATTGATLAAGNTTTATLERPAADETPPRAGTRSRMRNTIEWVVIIGAALIAAIVIKTFLIQAFYIPSASMEHTLNIQDRVLVNKLSYRLHDVHRGDIVVFERPPNDVGQIRDLIKRVVGLSGETVEGHDGSVYVNGRQLREPYLEQGITTADFSPQRIPDGYVWVMGDNRGNSSDSRVFGAIEESSIVGRAFVRVWPLSAVGLL, from the coding sequence GTGATCTCACCGGGTGAAGCTCGTCACGGACGTCCGCCTGCCCGGTCGAGCAGGGCTCGCGCCCGCGAGCGCCGTCGGGGCCAGCGGGCCGCCGAGCGGCTGGGGAGCGCCGCCGCCGTCGCCCACGTCGGGCGAACGCCGGAGACGGACGCGTGGAGCCCGATCGAAGCGCCCGCGGAACGCCCGTGGAGCCCGGTCGAGGCGGCCGACGATCCGTGGAGCCGTCCTCCCGAGCCGCCGCCCGAGGTCGAGGTGGCGGAGCCAGAGGGCGCGACGGGGTGGCCTCCGACCGGGCGCATACCGGAGCATCGGGCGAACGAGGCGGCGTGGCTGCAGCAGGGCACGGAGCCCGATGGGGGAGTGGACGCGCCGGCGGACGTCGCTCCGGAAGCACCTCCCCACTGGGCCGACGAGCCCACCGTCCCGCTCGTCACCGTCGAGGCGACGGGCGCCCCGAGCGTCTCGACGAGCACGGGCGAGGCGACCACCGGCGCCACGCTCGCCGCCGGCAACACCACGACGGCCACGCTGGAGCGGCCGGCGGCCGACGAGACCCCGCCCCGGGCAGGCACGCGCAGCCGGATGCGCAACACGATCGAGTGGGTCGTGATCATCGGCGCCGCCCTGATCGCCGCCATCGTGATCAAGACGTTCCTGATCCAGGCCTTCTACATCCCGTCGGCATCCATGGAGCACACCCTCAACATCCAGGACCGCGTGCTCGTCAACAAGCTGAGCTACCGGCTCCACGACGTCCACCGGGGCGACATCGTGGTGTTCGAGCGTCCTCCCAACGACGTCGGCCAGATCCGCGACCTCATCAAGCGGGTCGTCGGGTTGTCCGGCGAGACGGTGGAGGGCCACGACGGGTCGGTGTACGTCAACGGCCGGCAGCTGCGCGAGCCGTACCTCGAGCAGGGAATCACCACCGCGGACTTCAGCCCGCAGCGCATTCCCGACGGCTACGTGTGGGTGATGGGGGACAACCGGGGCAACTCGAGCGACAGCCGGGTGTTCGGCGCCATCGAGGAGTCGAGCATCGTCGGGCGGGCGTTCGTGCGGGTCTGGCCCCTCAGCGCCGTCGGTCTCCTCTAG